A portion of the Desulfobacterales bacterium genome contains these proteins:
- a CDS encoding CRISPR-associated endonuclease Cas2, with protein sequence MIHKKFYVISYDIVDDRKRSKISETLKDYGTRAFRF encoded by the coding sequence ATGATTCATAAAAAATTTTACGTGATTTCTTATGATATTGTGGATGATCGCAAAAGGTCGAAAATATCAGAAACATTAAAAGATTATGGCACAAGAGCTTTTAGATTTTAA
- the cas6 gene encoding CRISPR system precrRNA processing endoribonuclease RAMP protein Cas6: protein MYDGLSFTRLRAQFCVLKPFKLPFYTGSTFHGILGHSLAEVHFGLKKEQCTKCPSRSQCRYSALYEYFFNSPSDHPFIKDYCESIRKNQKNFPQPFIIEPPSGGVYLEGEHLYLIITLIGKAIEHLPFMTCALFLMNKYKFGGVENCISLESITDDLSPDDSLIYDGKIDNFIGHAMVYNFNKVKESLLSILKTEQYVNKIQIRFLSPFRYKQENRLGKPIDFKIFISRIFDRLNLLSVHSPLDTPIDSKSYIADSNSIEVRQSNIQWFDWKRYSCRQDEYMKFGGYIGDIKFTGELNPFLPYIKMAEYLHVGKQTSFGLGKFKMMIL from the coding sequence ATGTATGATGGTTTAAGTTTTACCCGCTTAAGAGCACAATTTTGTGTTCTTAAGCCTTTTAAGCTTCCGTTCTATACAGGCTCAACCTTTCATGGAATACTTGGTCATAGCTTGGCGGAAGTTCATTTTGGCTTAAAAAAAGAGCAATGCACAAAATGTCCGAGTCGGTCTCAATGCCGTTACAGCGCTCTTTATGAATATTTTTTTAATTCCCCTTCAGATCATCCATTTATCAAAGACTATTGCGAATCAATTCGTAAAAACCAAAAAAATTTTCCTCAGCCTTTTATTATAGAGCCTCCGTCCGGTGGAGTTTATCTTGAAGGAGAACATTTATATTTAATAATAACTTTGATTGGAAAAGCTATTGAACATTTACCATTTATGACTTGTGCTCTTTTTTTGATGAACAAATATAAATTTGGCGGAGTTGAAAATTGTATTTCTCTTGAATCTATAACTGACGATTTAAGCCCTGACGACAGTCTTATTTATGATGGAAAAATAGATAATTTTATTGGACATGCGATGGTTTATAATTTCAACAAAGTTAAGGAATCTCTTTTATCCATTTTAAAAACAGAACAATATGTTAATAAAATTCAAATTCGCTTTCTTTCTCCTTTTAGATATAAGCAAGAAAACAGATTGGGAAAACCTATAGATTTTAAAATTTTTATCAGCAGAATTTTTGATAGGTTAAATCTTCTTTCCGTTCATAGCCCATTAGATACGCCCATTGATTCCAAAAGCTATATTGCTGATTCTAATTCAATAGAAGTAAGACAATCAAACATTCAATGGTTTGACTGGAAAAGATATTCATGCAGGCAGGATGAATATATGAAGTTTGGTGGTTATATTGGTGATATAAAATTTACCGGAGAACTTAATCCATTCTTACCTTACATAAAAATGGCTGAATATCTCCATGTTGGAAAACAAACTTCCTTTGGTTTAGGTAAATTTAAAATGATGATACTATAA
- the cmr1 gene encoding type III-B CRISPR module RAMP protein Cmr1 — MPIKITVRCKTVTPMLASGANQQEFEIRASEIKYGLRFWWRAFQSFSTIEELYKNEIDLFGGASSDNTGRASSFKLFINNINGLQFWNPGTQTNWGDGINYIFFSIVDRQGMIKPPIDPKDPKKSGRKVAKPGANFTIHINFHQRNNERFGDVLCSLWLFVNMGGIGGRTRRGAGSFEITELKIDDKIIDKCRNDSNYKELFNKGIPSFEISNDQSPAEFIRDGVNIIFRRWNTNAIRTKPVTYTAFDPNTSDILVLYDAIARNSNSAMDIMNIIGAKIGNYCDTYPYDEACSMHKTLSTQVNSFPSDFFLNKVSKGLPIVYNFKEEFGNIRGQNLNAKYIATTALWDDKTDQPKKEKGDIKEGGRRSSPLIISCHKKGDKSYAVICFLPAPIISNNEKFWLKSIPNKPELDVFFNSSDKPPFAPFINEMLYDKKTFKDRKGDEQIKSPITSAFKKIYKIHPYKEIVNPTDPPQRPAQQVAKLKISNWLSRANSIKKEDSFIIKQIIQEINKLFSDDKEQESEELKNTLEKKLNELGIRKLYKF; from the coding sequence CTTTTAGTACTATTGAAGAGCTTTACAAGAACGAGATAGATCTCTTTGGCGGAGCCTCTTCTGACAATACTGGACGAGCTTCGTCTTTTAAACTCTTTATTAATAATATTAATGGATTACAATTTTGGAATCCTGGGACACAGACTAATTGGGGAGATGGTATCAACTATATTTTTTTCTCAATTGTCGATAGACAAGGAATGATAAAGCCTCCTATTGATCCAAAAGATCCCAAAAAAAGTGGCCGAAAAGTTGCCAAGCCCGGTGCGAATTTTACGATTCATATAAATTTTCATCAAAGGAACAATGAGCGATTTGGTGATGTTTTATGCAGTCTATGGCTCTTTGTAAATATGGGAGGGATAGGAGGACGTACGCGTAGAGGGGCAGGTTCTTTTGAAATTACTGAATTGAAAATCGATGACAAGATTATCGATAAATGCAGGAATGACTCAAACTACAAAGAATTATTTAACAAAGGAATACCTTCTTTCGAAATATCTAATGATCAATCACCAGCAGAGTTTATTCGTGATGGGGTGAATATTATCTTTAGGCGATGGAATACTAATGCCATAAGAACTAAACCCGTTACTTATACTGCATTCGATCCAAATACGTCAGATATTTTGGTGTTATATGATGCTATTGCTCGCAATAGTAACTCTGCTATGGATATTATGAATATTATCGGTGCTAAAATAGGGAATTATTGTGATACCTATCCCTATGATGAAGCCTGTTCTATGCATAAGACCTTAAGTACTCAAGTCAATTCTTTCCCATCAGATTTTTTTTTAAATAAAGTATCCAAAGGGTTGCCCATTGTTTATAATTTTAAAGAAGAATTTGGAAACATCAGAGGGCAAAATTTGAATGCAAAGTATATAGCGACGACCGCCCTATGGGATGATAAAACTGATCAACCTAAAAAGGAAAAAGGCGATATAAAAGAAGGTGGCAGAAGATCATCCCCCCTTATTATATCTTGCCATAAAAAAGGTGATAAATCTTATGCCGTTATCTGTTTTTTGCCAGCGCCTATAATTTCTAATAATGAGAAATTTTGGCTAAAATCAATTCCGAATAAGCCCGAATTAGATGTTTTTTTTAACTCTTCAGATAAACCGCCATTCGCTCCATTTATTAATGAAATGCTTTATGATAAAAAAACATTTAAAGATAGGAAAGGCGATGAACAAATAAAATCACCAATTACTTCTGCTTTTAAGAAAATATATAAAATTCATCCTTACAAGGAAATAGTAAATCCAACTGATCCACCGCAGCGTCCAGCGCAACAAGTTGCAAAGTTGAAGATATCAAATTGGTTATCGAGAGCTAACTCAATCAAAAAAGAGGATTCTTTCATTATCAAGCAAATAATACAAGAAATAAATAAGCTGTTTAGTGATGATAAGGAACAAGAATCTGAAGAATTAAAAAATACTTTGGAGAAAAAATTAAATGAGTTAGGAATTAGAAAACTTTATAAATTTTGA
- the cas1 gene encoding CRISPR-associated endonuclease Cas1 produces the protein MQTIYLTDNGVILKKKSNRILLKKDNKVMDEIPIIDIKRIIIFGNNQLSTDLMKYLSSKGIEVAFLSTYGKFAFRIIPETSKNIYLRIAQHSLFQNDDFRISWSKIIIGAKLKNQKNFLIRNKKNQPEINIKHNIDALNACIEKVKNQESIEKIMGVEG, from the coding sequence ATGCAAACTATTTATTTAACTGATAATGGTGTTATCCTTAAAAAAAAATCAAATCGGATTCTTTTAAAAAAAGATAATAAGGTTATGGATGAAATTCCGATTATTGACATCAAAAGAATTATTATTTTTGGCAATAACCAGCTATCAACAGATTTAATGAAATATCTTTCAAGTAAAGGTATTGAAGTAGCGTTCCTCTCAACTTATGGAAAATTCGCATTTCGTATCATTCCAGAAACATCAAAGAATATATATCTAAGAATTGCACAACATAGTTTATTCCAAAATGATGATTTTAGAATCTCATGGAGTAAAATAATTATTGGAGCAAAGCTTAAAAACCAGAAGAATTTTTTAATACGCAATAAGAAAAATCAACCCGAAATAAATATTAAACATAATATTGATGCTTTGAATGCATGTATAGAGAAAGTAAAGAATCAGGAATCTATTGAAAAAATTATGGGCGTTGAAGGATAA